In Argonema galeatum A003/A1, one DNA window encodes the following:
- a CDS encoding alpha/beta fold hydrolase yields MQDWWKATFPKGRQTLKIIDANGHAVSIAYGEKGTGKPLFLVHGVGSWSYNWRYSVEPLSQYFRVICFDAKGYGFSEKPVGREKPDHQIIELERIMRALCDEPAVVVAESLGALASLAVAEVYPKLVARLVVINVSIFPKGLPHWGMLLLSQMPLELLETIDYARMTYLLAPLVREIMAIERRSVLFDPSKLTELDSYWISYPFIELPGTVTKVAEDLQIAAQEIKSLQENKPNLISKIQNNLDSIKCPTLILWGKEDSWFPYSDGEKLRDRIPGSKLQILPNCNHDASSGSPDAVNAAVLQFLRDTDFLNQ; encoded by the coding sequence ATGCAAGATTGGTGGAAAGCAACATTTCCTAAAGGTCGGCAGACCTTAAAAATTATAGATGCTAACGGGCACGCGGTTTCAATTGCTTATGGCGAAAAGGGAACAGGAAAACCGCTATTTTTAGTTCACGGTGTTGGCAGTTGGAGCTACAATTGGCGTTACAGTGTAGAACCGCTATCTCAATACTTTCGGGTGATTTGTTTTGATGCTAAAGGTTACGGATTTTCAGAAAAACCTGTGGGTCGAGAAAAACCAGATCATCAAATTATTGAATTAGAGCGAATAATGAGGGCTTTATGCGATGAACCGGCTGTTGTTGTGGCTGAATCGCTGGGCGCACTTGCTAGCCTTGCGGTTGCTGAGGTTTATCCCAAATTAGTGGCACGGTTGGTAGTAATAAATGTGTCGATTTTTCCTAAAGGTTTGCCTCATTGGGGAATGTTGCTGCTGTCTCAAATGCCGCTGGAGTTGCTGGAAACAATTGACTATGCTAGAATGACGTACTTGTTGGCACCGCTTGTACGGGAAATTATGGCGATCGAACGGCGTTCTGTATTATTCGATCCATCAAAGTTAACTGAGTTAGATTCATACTGGATAAGTTATCCGTTTATTGAACTGCCGGGTACTGTTACGAAGGTAGCAGAAGACTTACAAATAGCGGCACAGGAAATTAAATCTTTGCAAGAAAATAAACCGAATCTGATTAGTAAAATTCAAAATAATCTGGATAGTATTAAGTGTCCTACGCTGATTTTATGGGGTAAGGAAGATAGCTGGTTTCCGTATAGCGATGGGGAAAAATTGCGCGATCGCATCCCTGGAAGCAAATTACAAATTCTCCCTAACTGCAATCACGATGCGTCATCCGGTTCTCCAGATGCAGTCAACGCAGCAGTTCTTCAGTTTCTGCGGGATACCGATTTCCTTAACCAATAG
- a CDS encoding HAMP domain-containing methyl-accepting chemotaxis protein encodes MLSQHDCNLAANANKASQSRTKQMFKNMSLPTRIVSSFMLVGVLVLIVGLIGWFATSRLSNDLAIVSDKAFPSMINLWKVNEAQSRVRSLENLLMVTALTAEQRQKNTAEMEATMKEMDAAFNDYAKIPRDPQEDNLYKKVVPEGDKWVASHNKFVKLHEEFLKYGVINPREVITDLVKQGKTNTPEYAAAEGAAGVINKMNDYAATTLDTTFESSTNALQELISYHENMANTVRKTAVQDAASSTFWIVIGVIVGPLTAVFLGIYVQQSVAKITTSSIQIAASGKQLEATMTEQVASTNEVAATAKEISANSKHLVKTIDEVEQTSQVTAQAAGESQKDLIQMEKTMLKLADSTNTISSKLGTISEKANSINSIVTTITKVADQTNLLSLNAAIEAEKAGEYGTGFAVVAREIRRLADQTAVATLDIENMVKEMQGAVSTGVMEMDKFTKDVEMSVDDVRNIGGKLESIIGQVQTLTPRFQQVSNNMEGQSQAAEQISEAMVQLTEASSQTAQSLREINGALRQLNKGA; translated from the coding sequence ATGTTGAGTCAGCATGACTGCAATCTAGCCGCCAATGCCAATAAGGCGTCACAAAGTAGGACGAAACAGATGTTCAAAAATATGTCATTGCCAACGCGGATCGTCAGCTCATTTATGCTGGTTGGTGTACTTGTATTAATAGTGGGTTTAATCGGCTGGTTTGCCACTTCGCGACTGAGCAATGACCTCGCAATAGTCAGCGATAAGGCTTTTCCCAGCATGATCAATCTGTGGAAAGTCAACGAAGCACAATCTAGAGTTCGATCATTAGAAAACTTGTTGATGGTTACAGCCTTAACTGCCGAGCAAAGGCAGAAAAATACGGCAGAAATGGAGGCTACTATGAAAGAGATGGATGCAGCCTTTAACGACTACGCAAAAATACCTCGCGATCCACAAGAAGATAACCTTTATAAAAAAGTTGTGCCAGAAGGAGACAAATGGGTAGCATCTCATAATAAATTTGTCAAGCTTCACGAAGAATTTTTGAAATATGGCGTCATTAACCCCAGAGAAGTTATAACTGATCTGGTGAAGCAGGGAAAAACTAATACACCTGAGTATGCAGCCGCAGAGGGTGCGGCTGGGGTAATCAACAAGATGAATGATTACGCAGCGACGACATTAGATACCACATTTGAATCATCAACAAACGCACTGCAAGAACTCATATCATACCATGAAAACATGGCAAACACTGTTCGCAAAACAGCCGTTCAAGATGCGGCGAGCAGCACATTTTGGATAGTTATAGGTGTGATTGTTGGGCCGCTAACTGCTGTGTTCTTGGGTATTTATGTTCAGCAATCTGTGGCTAAAATTACCACTTCTTCCATCCAAATCGCTGCTTCTGGCAAACAATTGGAGGCAACAATGACAGAACAGGTTGCCTCAACAAATGAAGTTGCCGCTACAGCGAAAGAAATTTCTGCCAATTCCAAACACCTAGTAAAAACGATAGATGAAGTAGAGCAGACATCCCAAGTAACTGCACAGGCAGCGGGGGAGAGTCAAAAAGACCTGATCCAGATGGAAAAAACCATGCTGAAATTAGCGGATTCAACTAATACCATCTCGTCAAAACTGGGAACGATTAGCGAAAAAGCTAACAGTATTAATAGCATTGTTACCACTATCACCAAAGTAGCGGATCAAACCAATTTGCTTTCACTCAACGCGGCAATTGAAGCCGAAAAAGCCGGAGAGTACGGCACGGGTTTTGCTGTGGTAGCCAGAGAAATTCGCCGCCTAGCGGATCAAACAGCAGTGGCGACCTTGGACATCGAAAATATGGTAAAAGAGATGCAAGGGGCAGTTTCCACAGGGGTGATGGAAATGGATAAGTTTACCAAAGATGTAGAAATGAGTGTAGATGATGTTCGTAATATCGGTGGTAAATTAGAGTCAATTATTGGGCAAGTGCAAACCTTAACACCCCGCTTTCAACAGGTGAGTAACAACATGGAAGGACAGTCCCAGGCGGCTGAGCAAATCAGTGAGGCAATGGTACAATTAACTGAAGCTTCATCGCAAACAGCTCAGTCTTTGCGTGAGATTAATGGTGCGCTGCGGCAATTGAACAAGGGGGCGTAA
- a CDS encoding chemotaxis protein CheW: MLMLLFYVGDNLYALDSSQVVEVIPRVILRKIHHVPDYVAGLFKYRGAIVPVIDICHLIQGKPSRSYLSTRIIMVNYFGKDNSKRYLGLMAERVTETLNKPDSDLIDAGTPLDNTPPYLGEMLMDDKGMIQRIRLEYLLSDSQQKYLLAGSNDKEQ; encoded by the coding sequence ATGTTAATGCTACTTTTCTATGTTGGGGATAATCTTTATGCTCTGGATAGTTCCCAGGTTGTTGAAGTTATACCAAGAGTCATCCTTAGAAAGATACACCACGTTCCTGACTATGTTGCCGGTTTGTTTAAATATAGAGGTGCGATCGTACCAGTCATCGATATCTGCCATCTAATTCAAGGCAAGCCCAGCCGTTCCTACCTGAGTACTCGGATTATCATGGTCAACTACTTTGGGAAGGATAACAGCAAGCGCTACCTCGGTTTGATGGCAGAACGAGTCACCGAAACTTTAAATAAGCCAGATAGTGATTTAATCGATGCAGGAACGCCATTAGACAATACCCCTCCTTATTTAGGAGAAATGCTTATGGATGATAAAGGCATGATCCAGCGCATTAGGTTAGAATATCTGCTGTCAGATTCCCAACAAAAGTATTTATTAGCAGGGAGTAACGATAAAGAGCAATGA
- a CDS encoding methyl-accepting chemotaxis protein — MLKNQNMQARLFTAFMCVGVLVLIVAVIGWIGISRLSGHLSNISGNAFPSTVNLWKANEAQARAFGAAKSLNSTSLNESQRQQELTRSQQALKDIDDAFNTYQKLSRDPDEDKIYQKVAIAWNGWKETNQQFFQLHDQFLRLGVSNPRRVQIDLLNQGKGNTPEYAAAQAASDALARMNEYANTKLQPSFDSSTNVLLELLAYNEKLADNAQKTAERDVATSTFLIILCLILGPTIAVVFGWYFSNTIAKPLGAKIAGVVGVAEKVSVGDLTTQVPITEDRDEVGRLMVAFRTMIQNLNSLIRQVQQSGIQITTSATQIAASGKQLEATMTEQVASTNEVAATAREISANSKHLVKTIEQVEHTSQVTAQAAGDSQKDLNNMEATMRKLAGSTGSISAKLGVISDKANSINSIVTTITKVADQTNLLSLNAAIEAEKAGEYGTGFAVVAREIRRLADQTAVATLDIENMVKEMQGAVSTGVMEMDKFTKEVEQGVESVSHIGAKLESIIEQVQTLTPRFQEVGNSMEGQSQGAQQISEAMVQLSEASSQTAQSLREVNGAINQLNEAAQGLRQEVSRFKVATT; from the coding sequence ATGCTAAAAAACCAGAATATGCAAGCGCGACTATTCACCGCATTTATGTGCGTGGGTGTACTTGTATTAATAGTCGCTGTAATAGGCTGGATTGGGATTTCACGACTGAGCGGCCACCTCAGCAATATATCGGGAAATGCTTTTCCCAGTACAGTCAATTTGTGGAAAGCTAACGAAGCACAAGCAAGAGCATTTGGGGCTGCAAAATCGCTGAATAGTACATCGCTAAATGAGTCTCAAAGACAACAAGAATTAACTAGGTCTCAGCAGGCATTAAAAGATATAGATGATGCCTTTAATACTTACCAAAAACTTTCTCGCGATCCAGATGAAGACAAAATCTACCAAAAAGTTGCGATCGCATGGAACGGTTGGAAAGAAACTAATCAACAGTTCTTTCAGTTACACGATCAATTTCTGAGATTAGGTGTGAGCAATCCCAGAAGAGTTCAGATTGATTTATTGAACCAAGGAAAAGGCAATACACCAGAGTATGCAGCTGCTCAAGCAGCTTCTGATGCTCTTGCCAGAATGAATGAATATGCAAATACAAAACTTCAGCCTTCATTCGATTCATCAACAAACGTACTGTTAGAACTCCTGGCATACAACGAGAAATTGGCAGACAATGCTCAGAAGACAGCCGAGCGAGATGTAGCGACAAGCACATTCTTGATTATCTTATGTCTGATCCTTGGGCCGACGATTGCGGTGGTATTTGGTTGGTACTTCAGCAATACAATAGCCAAACCCTTGGGAGCTAAAATTGCAGGCGTTGTCGGGGTAGCAGAAAAAGTTTCTGTTGGGGATTTGACTACTCAAGTTCCAATCACAGAGGATCGAGATGAGGTAGGGAGATTAATGGTTGCCTTCCGCACCATGATCCAAAACCTAAATTCATTAATCCGGCAAGTGCAGCAATCGGGCATTCAAATTACCACATCGGCCACCCAAATCGCAGCTTCAGGCAAACAACTAGAGGCCACAATGACAGAACAGGTTGCCTCAACAAATGAAGTCGCCGCCACAGCCAGAGAAATTTCCGCCAATTCCAAACACCTAGTCAAAACGATCGAGCAAGTCGAACACACATCGCAAGTCACAGCACAAGCAGCAGGAGACAGTCAAAAAGACTTGAACAACATGGAAGCAACCATGAGGAAGTTGGCAGGTTCTACCGGCAGTATCTCTGCCAAACTGGGAGTAATTAGCGATAAAGCTAACAGTATTAATAGCATTGTCACCACGATCACCAAAGTAGCAGATCAAACCAACTTACTCTCACTTAACGCCGCGATTGAAGCCGAAAAAGCCGGAGAGTACGGCACAGGATTTGCTGTGGTAGCCAGAGAAATTCGCCGCCTAGCGGATCAAACAGCAGTGGCGACCTTGGACATCGAAAATATGGTCAAAGAGATGCAAGGGGCAGTTTCCACAGGGGTGATGGAAATGGATAAGTTCACCAAAGAAGTCGAACAGGGAGTAGAAAGTGTCAGTCATATCGGAGCGAAATTAGAATCAATTATCGAGCAAGTGCAAACCTTAACTCCCCGCTTTCAAGAAGTGGGTAACAGCATGGAGGGACAGTCACAGGGGGCACAGCAAATTAGCGAGGCAATGGTGCAACTAAGTGAAGCTTCATCGCAAACAGCCCAGTCTTTGCGGGAAGTTAACGGTGCGATTAATCAATTAAATGAGGCAGCGCAAGGTTTACGCCAGGAAGTGTCTCGGTTTAAAGTCGCAACTACGTGA
- a CDS encoding chemotaxis protein CheW, whose translation MSNDCWNKIGVEGDRSCEQLKTVIHCRNCPVYSAAGRSLLEREAPPEYVNEWTEILAKTPPVSSKAQVNGAIVSSVETVSVMIFMLGGEWLAVPVGLLQEVTDPCIIHTLPHRNSELFMGLVNIRGEILMCVSLSHLLDLEDKANSSDSVSSLAAKRMIVVGSQENHWVFIVDEVCGIHRFPLRELQNTPVVISKATEAYTKGVIRWQGHKVNYLDSDLLFSTLNKRIL comes from the coding sequence ATGAGTAACGATTGCTGGAATAAAATAGGAGTTGAGGGCGATCGGTCCTGCGAACAACTCAAAACAGTGATTCACTGTCGTAACTGCCCCGTTTATTCTGCCGCCGGACGCAGTTTATTAGAAAGGGAAGCACCACCAGAGTATGTCAACGAGTGGACTGAGATTTTAGCAAAAACTCCCCCCGTTAGTTCTAAAGCACAAGTTAACGGAGCCATTGTTTCTTCTGTAGAAACCGTATCAGTTATGATATTTATGCTGGGCGGCGAATGGTTAGCTGTGCCAGTAGGATTACTTCAGGAAGTGACAGATCCCTGTATAATTCATACACTACCCCACCGCAACAGCGAACTGTTTATGGGTTTGGTCAACATTAGAGGCGAAATTCTCATGTGCGTTTCCCTCAGCCATCTGCTTGACCTGGAAGATAAAGCTAACTCTTCAGATAGTGTTAGTTCTCTTGCGGCTAAACGAATGATAGTTGTGGGAAGCCAAGAAAATCACTGGGTTTTTATTGTTGATGAAGTTTGCGGTATTCATCGCTTCCCACTAAGGGAATTACAAAATACACCAGTCGTGATTTCAAAAGCCACAGAAGCTTATACAAAAGGGGTGATTCGCTGGCAGGGGCATAAAGTTAATTACCTAGATTCGGATTTATTGTTTTCCACTTTAAATAAAAGAATTTTATAG
- a CDS encoding Ppx/GppA phosphatase family protein — translation MVNSVSDISGGTLEKDRILAAIDIGTNSIHMVVVRIIPALPAFTIVEREKDTVRLGDRDPETGNLKPEIMQKAIATLRRCQEVAKSLNAEQIIAVATSAVREAPNGRDFLKQIEAEIGLRVDLISGQEEARRIYLGVLSGMEFNNQPHTIIDIGGGSTELILGDNHEPRSLSSTKIGAVRLTAEFVSTDPISNAEFLSLQAYVRGMLERSVEELREHLKPGESPRLVGTAGTIETIAIIIAREKLGMVPTPLNGYQFSLKDLRELVLRLRKMNYAERAAIPGMSDRRSEIIVAGAIILQEAMTLLGRDAIAICERSLREGVIVDWMLTHGLIEDRLRYQSSVRQRSVIKSAQKYQVKLEYSQRVAEFALSLFDQTQGTLHNWGDYERELLWAAAILHNCGHHVSHSAHHKHSYYLIRNSELLGYTETEIDIIANFARYHRKTAPKKKHDNYRNLPTKEHRQMVSQLSALLRLAVALDRREIGAIKRVQCEYRPGSREICFRLFPSHSDDDCALELWSLDYKKSSFEAEFGVKLAVKLESSAIPIG, via the coding sequence ATGGTAAATTCAGTTTCAGATATTTCTGGCGGTACTTTGGAGAAAGACCGTATTCTCGCTGCTATTGATATTGGTACAAATTCTATTCACATGGTAGTGGTGCGGATTATACCTGCTCTACCAGCTTTTACGATCGTTGAGAGAGAGAAAGACACGGTAAGATTGGGCGATCGCGACCCAGAAACTGGTAACCTAAAACCAGAGATAATGCAAAAAGCGATCGCAACTCTACGTCGCTGTCAAGAAGTCGCCAAAAGCTTAAACGCCGAACAAATTATTGCCGTCGCCACCAGTGCGGTGCGGGAAGCGCCCAATGGGCGAGACTTCTTGAAACAAATCGAAGCTGAAATCGGGTTGCGCGTCGATTTAATCTCCGGACAAGAAGAAGCGCGACGCATTTATTTGGGCGTACTCTCAGGGATGGAATTCAACAATCAGCCCCACACTATTATAGATATTGGCGGCGGTTCCACCGAATTAATTTTGGGAGATAATCACGAACCGCGAAGTCTCAGCAGCACTAAAATAGGCGCAGTTAGGCTCACCGCCGAATTTGTCAGTACCGACCCCATCAGCAACGCCGAATTCCTCTCTCTGCAAGCTTACGTGCGGGGAATGCTAGAGCGATCGGTCGAGGAGTTGCGCGAACATCTGAAACCGGGTGAGTCTCCCCGCTTAGTTGGCACCGCTGGCACTATTGAAACTATAGCAATTATCATCGCCCGCGAAAAGTTGGGCATGGTTCCCACTCCCCTAAACGGCTATCAGTTTAGCCTGAAAGATTTGCGCGAGCTAGTTCTCCGCTTGAGAAAGATGAATTATGCAGAACGCGCCGCCATTCCGGGGATGTCGGATCGGCGATCGGAAATTATCGTTGCCGGGGCCATAATTTTACAAGAAGCAATGACGCTGCTAGGGCGGGATGCGATCGCAATTTGCGAACGAAGTCTCCGCGAAGGCGTCATAGTTGACTGGATGCTCACTCACGGTTTAATAGAAGATCGACTGCGCTATCAAAGTTCAGTCCGCCAGCGTAGCGTCATTAAAAGCGCCCAGAAATATCAAGTCAAACTGGAATACAGTCAGCGAGTCGCAGAATTTGCCCTTAGCCTATTTGACCAAACCCAAGGCACCCTGCACAACTGGGGTGACTACGAACGGGAACTCCTCTGGGCAGCTGCAATTCTACACAACTGCGGACACCATGTGAGTCATTCAGCCCACCACAAACACTCCTACTATTTGATTCGCAATAGCGAGTTACTCGGCTACACGGAAACCGAGATAGATATCATTGCCAATTTCGCTCGTTACCACCGCAAAACTGCCCCCAAGAAAAAGCACGATAACTATCGCAACCTGCCCACAAAAGAACATCGACAAATGGTGAGTCAGTTGAGTGCATTGTTGCGATTAGCAGTTGCACTCGATCGCCGAGAAATTGGCGCAATTAAGCGAGTGCAGTGCGAATATCGCCCAGGTAGTCGAGAAATTTGTTTCCGACTTTTTCCGTCACATTCCGACGATGACTGCGCTTTGGAACTTTGGAGTTTAGATTATAAAAAAAGTTCTTTTGAAGCAGAGTTTGGCGTCAAGTTAGCGGTCAAATTGGAGTCATCTGCTATTCCTATTGGTTAA
- a CDS encoding methyl-accepting chemotaxis protein — translation MVLRVSMMARQVRGYLLVGNAEGALESFDNQKNKYAESSKRAEILIRENPNAQQKERFARMLDLENQFEELSKRTFRLRDEGKQQEAVDTYLRESKSNLGAFDKLNEEFSKIELDSLSARSDETERALNLIILSSIAITALALVVAYMIFNLAKNLSALILQVQQAGIKITSSATQMAASGKELEATMTEQAASTNEMVATVKQIATTSGKLVKTMDEVGYTSQATAQGTGESQKDLIQMEKTMRNLADSTNTISSKLGTISEKANSINSIVTTITKVADQTNLLSLNAAIEAEKAGEYGTGFAVVAREIRRLADQTAVATLDIENMVKEMQGAVSTGVMEMDKFTKDVEHGVEDVRNIGGKLEAIIEQVQTLSPRFQQVSSSMEEQSQGAQQIREGMVQLSEAASQTTQSLREINSAIRELNETAQGLRQQISAYKVS, via the coding sequence ATGGTTTTGAGAGTTTCGATGATGGCTCGGCAAGTTCGCGGCTATCTACTTGTGGGCAATGCTGAGGGTGCTTTAGAATCTTTTGATAACCAGAAAAATAAGTATGCAGAATCTAGCAAACGGGCAGAAATACTAATTAGAGAAAATCCCAATGCCCAACAAAAAGAAAGATTTGCTAGGATGCTAGATCTGGAAAATCAATTTGAAGAACTCTCGAAAAGAACTTTCCGTTTGAGAGATGAAGGTAAGCAACAAGAAGCAGTAGATACATACCTGAGAGAATCGAAAAGCAATTTGGGGGCATTCGACAAACTAAATGAAGAATTTAGCAAAATAGAGCTAGACTCGTTGAGCGCGAGGAGTGATGAAACAGAAAGGGCGCTTAACTTAATAATATTATCATCTATAGCCATTACAGCGCTCGCCCTAGTGGTGGCATATATGATTTTCAACCTCGCCAAAAACTTGAGTGCTTTAATTCTTCAAGTGCAGCAAGCTGGGATTAAGATTACCAGTTCTGCCACCCAAATGGCGGCTTCAGGCAAGGAACTGGAGGCAACGATGACAGAACAGGCAGCTTCCACCAATGAGATGGTCGCGACAGTAAAGCAGATTGCTACCACCTCCGGAAAACTGGTGAAGACGATGGATGAAGTTGGGTATACGTCGCAAGCCACAGCTCAGGGGACGGGTGAGAGTCAAAAAGACCTGATCCAGATGGAGAAAACTATGCGGAACTTGGCCGATTCAACTAATACCATCTCGTCAAAATTGGGAACGATTAGCGAAAAAGCTAACAGCATTAACAGCATTGTTACCACCATCACCAAAGTAGCAGATCAAACCAACTTACTCTCACTCAACGCGGCAATTGAAGCCGAAAAAGCCGGAGAGTACGGCACAGGATTTGCTGTGGTAGCCAGAGAAATTCGCCGCCTAGCGGATCAAACAGCAGTGGCGACCTTGGACATCGAAAATATGGTAAAAGAGATGCAAGGGGCAGTTTCCACAGGGGTGATGGAAATGGATAAGTTCACTAAAGATGTAGAACACGGCGTGGAAGATGTCCGTAATATCGGCGGTAAATTAGAAGCAATTATCGAGCAAGTGCAAACCCTAAGTCCCCGCTTTCAACAGGTGAGTAGCAGCATGGAGGAACAGTCACAGGGGGCACAGCAAATCAGAGAAGGAATGGTTCAATTGAGTGAAGCAGCTTCGCAAACGACTCAATCTCTACGGGAGATTAACAGTGCGATAAGGGAATTGAACGAGACGGCACAAGGCTTGCGCCAGCAAATCTCTGCTTATAAAGTCAGTTAG
- a CDS encoding CheR family methyltransferase, with protein sequence MIQETIEALLKEKVGLAASILGSGEIARSVERRRIACNLPDLPTYFQLLQTSTKEFEELVELVIVPETWFFRDWEPFIFLERYVTSEWLPTQRHRILRLLSVPCSSGEEPYSIAMTLINAGLTPNQFRIDAVDISKNSLLRAKEAIYSQNSFRGNNLEFQKRYFTKKDDKYQLCDLVKNAVNFMSGNLVEPDFLREKSHYNIIFCRNVLIYFERPTREQSIDNLNRLLAKEGLLFLGHAETSQILDSGFVSVRHPFAFAYRKEDNKYAQIKNGESLSLKNKVEFSPNYNLNSSQQKPAAQLFEIAKPSQPQNSPRSKPSSPKSETIPLIKPKEANSKQTLPLNFETARKLADSGQLDEAAKLCETYLKENSTSVEAYLLLGQIHQARGFEKQAEQCFQKAIYLEPNNYEALLHLSLLKEHRGDVAGATVLRQRIQRLQKS encoded by the coding sequence ATGATCCAGGAAACAATTGAAGCACTGCTGAAAGAAAAAGTTGGTTTGGCTGCCAGCATCCTTGGCTCAGGGGAAATTGCCAGATCTGTAGAAAGGCGAAGGATAGCCTGTAATTTGCCTGATTTGCCAACCTATTTCCAGCTATTACAAACATCAACCAAGGAATTTGAAGAGTTGGTTGAATTAGTAATTGTCCCGGAAACTTGGTTTTTTCGAGATTGGGAACCTTTTATTTTTTTGGAGCGTTATGTCACATCTGAATGGTTGCCCACCCAAAGACACCGCATCTTACGTCTGCTAAGCGTACCCTGTTCTTCTGGAGAAGAACCTTACTCAATTGCCATGACGCTTATCAATGCAGGTTTGACTCCTAATCAGTTTCGCATTGATGCCGTTGATATTAGCAAAAACTCCCTACTTAGAGCCAAAGAAGCTATCTATAGTCAAAATTCTTTTCGGGGAAACAACCTAGAATTTCAGAAACGCTATTTTACCAAAAAGGACGATAAATATCAATTGTGCGATTTGGTTAAAAATGCCGTTAATTTCATGTCTGGCAATTTAGTAGAACCAGACTTTTTAAGGGAAAAATCCCATTACAATATAATCTTTTGCCGCAACGTATTAATTTATTTTGAACGCCCTACGAGAGAACAGAGCATTGACAATTTAAATCGTTTATTAGCCAAAGAAGGGTTGTTATTTTTGGGACACGCTGAAACATCACAGATATTGGATTCAGGGTTCGTATCCGTGCGGCATCCTTTTGCTTTTGCTTACCGTAAAGAGGACAATAAATACGCTCAAATAAAAAATGGAGAAAGCCTTTCTCTCAAAAATAAAGTTGAATTTTCACCAAATTATAACTTAAATTCATCTCAGCAAAAACCTGCCGCCCAACTATTTGAAATTGCCAAACCGAGTCAACCTCAAAATAGTCCACGGTCAAAGCCAAGTTCTCCAAAGAGCGAAACAATACCCTTGATTAAACCAAAGGAGGCAAATTCAAAACAAACTCTACCCCTCAATTTTGAGACAGCACGCAAATTAGCTGATAGCGGACAGTTAGATGAAGCAGCTAAACTCTGCGAAACCTATCTAAAGGAGAATTCTACCAGTGTTGAAGCTTATCTCTTGCTCGGACAAATCCATCAAGCTAGAGGGTTTGAGAAACAAGCAGAGCAATGCTTTCAAAAAGCGATTTATTTGGAGCCAAATAACTATGAAGCACTCTTACACCTAAGTTTACTCAAAGAACATCGTGGGGATGTTGCTGGCGCAACAGTCCTAAGACAACGAATTCAACGACTGCAAAAATCTTAG